A window of Branchiostoma floridae strain S238N-H82 unplaced genomic scaffold, Bfl_VNyyK Sc7u5tJ_321, whole genome shotgun sequence contains these coding sequences:
- the LOC118408665 gene encoding proline-rich protein 2-like, protein MTRCGVNKENLPALIFHTPSTTSGHLVITTKAGNGNMQIQGKEVKHHDVIAAIEKSQTSAPAQRSPRRVVDPISSSQRRPQQQPTAQPQAGVGPQQQPTAQPQAGVGPQQQLPAQSPAVGGPHQQLPAQSPAGAGPHQQLPAQPQAGVGPQQQLPSQSPAGVGPQQQLPAQSPAGAGPHQQLPAQPQAGVGPQQQLPAQSPAGAGPHQQLPAQPQAGVGPQQQLPAQPQAGVGPQQELPAQSQAGVGPQQQLPTQPQAGVGPQQQLPAQSPAGVGPQQELPAQSQAGVGPQQQLPAQFLAGVGPHQQLPAQSPAGVGPHQQLPAQPQAGVGPQQQLPAQPQAGVGPQQQLPAQPQAGVGPQQELPAQSQAGVGPQQQLPTQPQAGVGPQQQLPAQSPAGVGPQQELPAQSQAGVGPQQQLPAQFLAGVGPHQQLPAQSPAGVGPQQQLPAQPQAGVGPQQELPAQSQAGVGPQQQLPAQPQAGVGPQQQLPSQSPAGVGPQQELPAQSQAGVGPQQQLPAQPQAGGGPQQQLQAQGQAGGPAPTTSIPLLYQVLTHARARMLVPARVPAHVPRHYFHPYMMMRQPRFHRGPRGPQ, encoded by the exons ATGACACGGTGTGGAGTGAACAAGGAAAACCTACCAGCCCTCATCTTCCACACACCATCCACCACATCTGGACATCTTGTCATAACAACAAAAGCAGGAAATG GAAACATGCAGATCCAGGGAAAGGAAGTCAAACACCATGATGTTATAGCAGCCATTGAAAAATCACA AACCAGTGCACCTGCCCAGCGCAGCCCCCGGCGGGTGGTGGACCCCATCAGCAGCTCCCAGCGCAGACCCCAGCAGCAGCCCACAGCGCAGCCCCAGGCGGGTgttggaccccagcagcagcccACAGCGCAGCCCCAGGCGGGTgttggaccccagcagcagctcCCAGCACAGTCCCCGGCAGTTGGTGGACCCCATCAACAGCTCCCAGCACAGTCCCCGGCAGGTGCTGGACCCCATCAACAGCTCCCAGCGCAGCCCCAGGCGGGTgttggaccccagcagcagctcCCATCACAGTCCCCGGCAGGTgttggaccccagcagcagctcCCAGCACAGTCCCCGGCAGGTGCTGGACCCCATCAACAGCTCCCAGCGCAGCCCCAGGCGGGTGTTGGACCCCAACAGCAGCTCCCAGCACAGTCCCCGGCAGGTGCTGGGCCCCATCAACAGCTCCCAGCGCAGCCCCAGGCGGGTgttggaccccagcagcagctcCCAGCGCAGCCCCAGGCAGGTGTTGGACCCCAGCAGGAGCTCCCAGCACAGTCCCAGGCAGGTgttggaccccagcagcagctcCCAACGCAGCCCCAGGCGGGTgttggaccccagcagcagctcCCAGCACAGTCCCCGGCAGGTGTTGGACCCCAGCAGGAGCTCCCAGCACAGTCCCAGGCGGGTgttggaccccagcagcagctcCCAGCACAGTTCCTGGCAGGTGTTGGACCCCATCAACAGCTCCCAGCACAGTCCCCGGCAGGTGTTGGACCCCATCAACAGCTCCCAGCGCAGCCCCAGGCAGGTGTTGGACCCCAGCAACAGCTCCCAGCGCAGCCCCAGGCGGGTgttggaccccagcagcagctcCCAGCGCAGCCCCAGGCAGGTGTTGGACCCCAGCAGGAGCTCCCAGCACAGTCCCAGGCAGGTgttggaccccagcagcagctcCCAACGCAGCCCCAGGCGGGTgttggaccccagcagcagctcCCAGCACAGTCCCCGGCAGGTGTTGGACCCCAGCAGGAGCTCCCAGCACAGTCCCAGGCGGGTgttggaccccagcagcagctcCCAGCACAGTTCCTGGCAGGTGTTGGACCCCATCAGCAGCTCCCAGCACAGTCCCCGGCAGGTgttggaccccagcagcagctcCCAGCGCAGCCCCAGGCGGGTGTTGGACCCCAGCAGGAGCTCCCAGCACAGTCCCAGGCAGGTgttggaccccagcagcagctcCCAGCGCAGCCCCAGGCGGGTgttggaccccagcagcagctcCCATCACAGTCCCCGGCAGGTGTTGGACCCCAGCAGGAGCTCCCAGCACAGTCCCAGGCGGGTgttggaccccagcagcagctcCCAGCGCAGCCCCAGGCAGGTGgtggaccccagcagcagctcCAAGCGCAGGGTCAGGCGGGTGGACCCGCCCCCACAACAAGCATACCCCTGCTGTACCAGGTGCTGACACATGCACGGGCACGGATGTTAGTGCCTGCACGTGTGCCTGCACATGTGCCTCGGCATTATTTCCATCCATACATGATGATGAGGCAGCCCAGGTTCCATAGGGGTCCTAGGGGAccacaatag
- the LOC118408672 gene encoding uncharacterized protein LOC118408672 gives MNDDDVGIVGVQTVTQQAPEAERRQADRPEAERQAKPKLTCVDQALFEQAVVGAGHVGEKPVEEMTDMLEGLTGPHMATLFCSGAGKNRLWPLPLSPLAAEEVARREGKLLVVAVALTPGLENTRLARFTSTEAFFRIIEDLQALYIHTLHTTEDGKECFGFSTL, from the exons ATGAATGATGATGACGTGGGCATTGTGGGTGTACAAACAG TGACCCAACAGGCACCGGAAGCAGAAAGACGGCAAGCAGACAGACCGGAAGCAGAAAGACAGGCAAAGCCTAAGCTAACCTGTGTGGACCAGGCACTGTTTGAACAGG CTGTCGTAGGTGCTGGACATGTGGGAGAAAAACCAGTCGAGGAGATGACAGATATGCTAGAAG GTTTGACTGGTCCCCACATGGCCACCCTTTTCTGCAGCGGGGCTGGAAAGAACAGATTGTGGCCACTGCCCCTATCCCCATTGGCG GCTGAGGAGGTTGCCAGGAGGGAAGGCAAACTTCTGGTGGTGGCAGTCGCCCTAACTCCGGGACTAGAGAATACAAG ACTTGCAAGATTCACTAGCACCGaagccttcttcaggatcatcGAAGACCTGCAGGCCCTGTATATACACACTCTCCATACAACAGAAGATGGCAAAGAAT GTTTTGGATTTTCTACTCTATAG